A stretch of Bradyrhizobium diazoefficiens DNA encodes these proteins:
- a CDS encoding carboxylesterase/lipase family protein, with translation MLTKAIPTTHGPVIGAEQGAVRAFKGVPFASARRFAKATPPPAWTEPRRCTDYGAYAPQPGHAPQPGHLDQAEESCLSLNIWSPAGADRTLPVLFFVHGGAFVTGGGADYDGAFLAAHGPAVVVTINYRLGPLGFLQLHRHGLREANNLAISDAVTALDWVHGNIANFGGDPDQVTLSGQSAGASMVIALATLPQAKGKFARALALSAPGRNIMSADHADNVARRLIEELELGRDPSAMASVPLPTLFAAVERVGRRIADETSSGTVFGPVLDGTVIAREPRKAFADGTLRDIPLWLGSCRDEMVMFLKSTPPAAMIRTTERNVRTAVGDTGWERLLSCYRATARVDEDPYEALLSDAFWHRPMADLARLQSAAGGAVWLSRFDHCPALEPFLSQGPTHGADNACLWAHLPNFIDRPILKRKGGPMTPADIDVAAQFQTNLLRFVTTGMPDVAEAWPRFEPAKESLAIFGQPFHIVPLNEGARVRLWAELSTSPNDKNKMREAG, from the coding sequence ATGCTGACGAAAGCAATTCCGACCACGCACGGCCCCGTCATCGGGGCCGAGCAGGGAGCCGTCCGCGCCTTCAAGGGCGTGCCGTTCGCGAGCGCGCGGCGCTTCGCCAAAGCGACGCCGCCGCCCGCTTGGACGGAGCCGCGCCGCTGCACGGACTACGGCGCTTATGCGCCGCAGCCCGGGCATGCGCCGCAGCCCGGGCATCTCGATCAGGCCGAGGAGTCCTGTCTCAGTCTGAACATCTGGTCGCCGGCCGGGGCTGATCGCACGCTGCCGGTGCTGTTCTTCGTCCATGGCGGCGCCTTCGTCACCGGCGGCGGCGCCGACTATGACGGTGCTTTCCTCGCCGCGCACGGCCCGGCCGTCGTCGTCACCATTAACTATCGGCTCGGCCCGCTCGGCTTCCTGCAACTGCATCGGCACGGATTGCGCGAGGCCAACAATCTTGCCATCTCGGATGCGGTGACGGCGCTCGATTGGGTCCATGGCAATATCGCCAATTTCGGCGGCGATCCTGACCAGGTGACGCTCTCCGGTCAGTCGGCCGGCGCGTCGATGGTGATTGCGCTCGCAACCCTGCCGCAGGCAAAGGGCAAGTTCGCCCGCGCGCTGGCGCTGAGTGCGCCGGGGCGCAACATCATGAGCGCGGACCATGCCGACAATGTCGCACGCCGTCTGATCGAAGAGCTCGAGCTTGGACGCGATCCGAGCGCGATGGCCTCGGTCCCGCTGCCAACGCTCTTTGCGGCCGTCGAGCGTGTCGGCCGCAGGATCGCGGACGAGACCTCGTCAGGCACCGTATTCGGCCCGGTGCTCGACGGCACCGTGATCGCGCGCGAGCCGCGCAAGGCCTTTGCCGACGGCACCTTGCGCGACATTCCGCTCTGGCTCGGCTCCTGTCGCGACGAGATGGTGATGTTCCTGAAGAGCACGCCGCCGGCCGCGATGATCCGCACGACCGAGCGCAATGTGCGTACCGCTGTCGGCGACACCGGCTGGGAGCGCTTGCTCTCGTGTTATCGTGCGACCGCACGCGTCGACGAAGATCCCTACGAAGCGCTGTTGTCGGATGCGTTCTGGCATCGCCCGATGGCCGATCTCGCGCGGCTTCAGTCAGCCGCAGGCGGCGCGGTGTGGTTGAGCCGGTTCGACCATTGCCCGGCGCTGGAACCCTTTCTGTCGCAAGGACCTACCCATGGCGCCGACAATGCCTGCCTCTGGGCGCATCTGCCAAACTTCATCGATCGCCCGATCCTGAAGCGCAAGGGCGGCCCAATGACACCGGCCGATATCGACGTCGCGGCGCAGTTTCAGACGAACCTGTTGCGGTTCGTCACGACCGGCATGCCTGACGTGGCAGAAGCTTGGCCGCGGTTCGAGCCGGCTAAAGAGTCTCTCGCAATCTTCGGTCAGCCGTTTCATATTGTGCCGCTCAACGAAGGTGCGCGCGTCCGCCTGTGGGCGGAGCTGAGCACGAGTCCCAACGACAAGAACAAAATGAGAGAAGCCGGATGA
- a CDS encoding outer membrane protein: protein MREKIASLAAVVFSLGVASSASAADLTTTAPYTAADTVFSWSGAYVGLHAGYSWGANRWTSGGVLEDPTIVVSPVSPATNSALGGVQAGANYQTGNWVLGFEWDFAVLGHKSSAAGTLSQLGFVFPTTATSKLDWLTQFTGRAGFAFDRTLTLRETIEHKLQIVKVGANYKF, encoded by the coding sequence ATGCGGGAGAAAATTGCGAGCTTGGCGGCTGTGGTGTTCAGTCTTGGTGTTGCATCGAGCGCTTCGGCCGCCGACTTGACGACAACGGCGCCCTACACCGCAGCGGACACCGTGTTCTCCTGGTCGGGTGCCTATGTCGGGCTGCATGCCGGATACAGCTGGGGGGCGAACCGCTGGACATCGGGCGGCGTGCTCGAAGATCCAACCATTGTCGTGAGCCCGGTCAGCCCCGCCACCAACAGCGCGCTAGGGGGCGTCCAGGCGGGCGCCAACTACCAGACCGGCAACTGGGTTCTCGGCTTCGAGTGGGATTTTGCAGTGCTCGGTCACAAGAGCAGCGCCGCGGGAACGCTGAGCCAGCTTGGCTTCGTGTTCCCAACGACAGCGACATCCAAGCTCGATTGGCTCACCCAATTCACGGGCCGGGCGGGTTTTGCCTTCGACCGCACGCTCACGCTTCGCGAGACCATTGAACACAAGCTTCAGATCGTGAAGGTCGGAGCAAACTACAAGTTCTAG